GCGCGACCTGGGCGGGCGCGTCGGCGGCGTCTTTCTGGAGGCGCTTCGCGAAGAGTTCGGCCTGTTCGTTGGCGAACTCGCCGTTGAGCAGCCCGAGCGACTGCGTGGGTACGGTGGTCACGTACCGAACCGGGCAGCTCGAGTCCGGATCCGGCTGGTCGAACCCGACCAGCACCGGCACGCGAAGCGAGCGCTTGACGTGTGCGTACACGCTGCGCCGGTTCGCCTCCGCCGGGGCCGAGGTCGGCCAGCCCTGACCGGGCACCGACTGCCCCGCGAGCACCTCTTTCGGGATCTTCGGGTATGTGCTCGGCCCGTACTGTTTCAGATTCAGCGAGCCGCTCACAGTGAGAATCGAGTCGCGCACTTCCTCACCCGACAGGCGCCGCATGTTGAACCGCCACAGGAGCGCGTTCGACGGGTCGGCCTTGAGGTTGTCGGCGTCCGCGGTGGCGGAGAGCTGGTACGCGCTCGACGTCATGATGAGTTTGTGGAGGCTCTTCAGCTTCCAGTTACCCGCCATGAACTCGGCTGACAGCCAGTCGAGCAGTTCCGGGTGCGTCGAGGTTTCTCCGAGCTTGCCGAAGTCGTTCGCGGAGGGCACGATCCCGCGCCCGAAGTGGTACTGCCACACGCGGTTCACGAACACGCGGGCGGTGAACGGGTTGTCCTTGTTCGCGATCCAGTCCGCGAGCACGGTGCGCCGGCCGCTCGACTTCATGCCCGCACGCGGCGCCGGGATGGTCGGCTCGGGCAGCCCGAGCACCTCCGGGAACCCGGGCTGCACTTCCTTGCCCGGGGCGTGCGGCGACCCGCGCACGAGCAGGTGCGTGACCGGCGGCTTGCGGTCGCAGTTGTTGACCGACAGCGCGAGCTGCTGACCGACCGGCGAGGTGCGCCGTTCCAGCCCGATGCGCTCGCTCCGGAGCGCGGTGTAATCGTCCTTCACCTTACCCTTCAGCGCCGGGATCACCTTCGTCGCGATCACGGTCGGCCGGTCGAGCCCCTCCGAAGCGCGCTGGTCCTCGGCCGGGAGCGTCTTGATGAATTCGTCCTCGATCGCCTCCATCGCCTTCCGGATCGCGGCGACGCGGGCCTCGCGCTTCTTCAGATCCTCTTCGTACTTCTGGCGCTGGTCCGGCGGGGTGATGTCGGTGAGATTGAACGCGGACCGCACGTCGCGGTTCTCGGAGTACGGCTTGATGTCCCGGAAGAACGCGACGAACTTGTAGTAGTCCGTTTGCGGGATCGGGTCGGCCTTGTGGTCGTGGCACCGGGCACAGTTGAACGTGGTACCGAGGAACGCCTGCCCCGCGGTGGCCACGAGATCGTCGTACCCGTCGAAGACGGCTTGCAGCGGGTCGGCCGGTTCGTCGTCCCAGATCCCGAGCCGGTAGAACCCGGTGGCGACGACCGCGTCCGGGTTGTAGCCCGGGATCTCGTCGCCCGCGAGTTGCTCCTTCACGAACTGGTCGTAGGGCTTGTCGTCGTTGAAGCTCTTGATGACGTAGTCGCGGTAGCGCCAGGCGTAGGGTTTGGGGCCGTCGCGCTCGTAGCCGTTCGTCTCCGCGAACCGCACCACGTCGAGCCAGTGCCGGCCCCACTTCTCGCCGTAATGTGGCGACGCGAGTAGCTTGTCGACGAGTTTTTCGTAGGCGTCCGAGGACTTGTCGTTCACGAACGCATCAACTTCCTCGGGGGTTGGAGGAAGGCCGGTGAGGTCGTAGTACGCGCGGCGAATCAGTGCGGCGCGCTCCGCGGGCTTCACGGGCTTGAGGCCCTTCGCTTCCAGTTTGGCGAGTACGAACGCATCGATCGGCGTCTTCGCCCACGACCCGTCCTTGACGTTCGGAACGGCCGGGCGCTTGACCGGCTGGTACGCCCAATACTTCTTCGATTCCTCGGTGATGACGCTCTTCTTGACGATCTCGCCGCCGATGCGGTCGGCCGGGACCGGTAGACCTTCCTTCACCCACTTTTCGAGCGTCGCAATGTCCTTGTCCGGCATCTTGCCCTTCGGGGGCATCCGGTGCTGGTCGTCCTTGTAGTGGATCATCTTGACGAACAGGCTCTCGGCCGGCTTCGCGAGGTCCACGGCCGGGCCGCTCTCGCCGCCCGCGAGGACGCCCTTGCGCGTCGCGAGATTGAACTCGCCCTTGATCTTCTCCGGGTCCGCGCCGTGGCACTTCAGGCAGTGCTGCTGGAGCACCGGGAGCACTTCCTTCTCGTAGAAGGTGACCTGCGCCGCGGTGAACTTCGGCGGGTCGCCCTTCTCGTCGGCCGCCGGCGACCGGTTCGGCGCCAGCGCGCCGAGCGCCACAACGCCCGCCGCGAGAGCGACGAGGGCCAGAACGTGCGGGAAACGGATCGGGGTCATGGCGTGGGTCCGGGCGGCGGGGATTGTGCTCGCGTCCTGCGTTGAGGGAATCGGCCCCCAACGGCTATCTTTGGTCGCCGGTTGGCGGCTAACAGTTCACTTTGGCCCGGTAGGGCACTAACGGTATTGGCGCCAGGGGTGGAGCGCCCCTGGCGGAAGCGGGGCAGGTTATTACTAGTTTACGGCGTTTCCACAGTAATCGCCATCACGATGGGCGCCGTGCGGTCCGGCCCCTTCACCAGCTCGATCGTCTTCACGACCGCGTCCGGGCGCTTCGTCGTTACCGCGAGGTAGCGCACCTGCTGTTGCCGGAGGGCGAACGCGAACTTGGATTCCGGCACGTCCACCTTGCGGATGTAGTCCGCGATGTGGACCGCGTTCTTCAGCTCGTGGTCCTCGGTTTTGCCGTCCTCGTAGGTGAGCCGGACGATCATGCTCACCGTCTTCTCGTTGTCGTAGGGGGCCGCCCACCCGCCGATCCCACCGAGGATGTGAATCGCCTTCGCCTTACCGTTGAACGGCAGACTCACGCTCTTCGGCATCTTCGGCGGGAGGCCCCCGTTGGGGCTGCGGAGCATCACCACGTTCTTGACCTTGTCCTTTTGCGGGTCCACCAGCACGAACGGCACCTCGCCCACGGCCTTCGGCTTCCAGTCCGGGAAGACGAGGCGCCCGGTGGTGTCCTCTTCGTCGAAGAACATCCCCTTCGTAGAAACGATCGTCGCAACGCGGTCCAACGGGAGCGGGACGTATTTCCCCTTCTGGCCGAGGAACTCCAGCAGGTCGGTCAGCTCCTCCGGCTTCATGATCTTCTCGAAGCCCTCGGGCATGAGCGACTTATCCGTTTCCTTGATGCTCACGATGTCGGCCTTCGCGAGCGCGTGGCGCTTGGCCTCGGCGTCGATGATTTCGGTGGTCGTGCCGGTTTGTGCCCCGAGGATGCCGAGGATGCTCCGGTCGTCGCTCGTCGTCACGCGGTACAGTTTGAAGTTCCCCTCCACGCTGCGCGACGGGTCGAGGATCGCGATGGCGAGTTCCTCCTTCGGGTGAACGCCGAACCCGGTGAGGTCCGGCCCGATGGCCGTGCCCTCCGAGCCGTGCTTGTGGCACTTCGAGCAGTGGGCGATGAACATCTTCTTGCCGTTCTCCACGTTGCCGGTCTTCGCGAGAACGGACTTCAGTTCCTCGATCACCTTCTGCCGGTCCGGGCTGGGCAGCCCCCCTCCGAGCGCGAGCAGCTTGCGGGCACGCTCGCCGATCTCCTTGTCCGGGTGCGAAGCGAGCGCGGTCCGTTGATCGAGCGCGAGTGCGTCGAATCGCAGTACGCCCTTCTCGACCGCGTCGAGGAACGTCTTGGTGGAATCGGGCTTCGCCAGCACGAGTTGCAGCGCAACAGGACGTGCCGCCGGTGGTAGGTCTTTCAGCTTCGCGACGATCGCGGAGCCGATCCCCTTCGCTTTAGATTGCGAAAGCGCCTCGAAGATTCCGCTCGCGAGTGCGGGCGACACGTCGGAGGTAACGGCTGCGAGCACCTGATTGGCCGCGTCGTCGCTCGCGGGCTGGAATTCGATGACCTGCTGCGCGGCGCTGATGCGGTCGCCGTCCTTCGCTTTCGCGTCGGCGAGCGTAGCGAACGCGGCCTTTGTGAGTTCCTTGAGCTGTTCGTCGATGCCTTTTACGCCCCACGTCGAAGCGAGCTTGAGCAACCGCCCGCGCGACGAAACAGGAAGCCCGCGAAGGAGCTTGGCGACAGCGGCCTCACCATCGGCGGTCAGCGCTGCGGCCTTGCCCGTCGGCCAACCGGCCGCGAGCCCGGCCACGATCCGCTCGGCGACCGGCGCCTTCGACCGGGCCGCGACCGCCAGAACGTCCGCCAACCCGTCCGCACCCGAGTCCGCGAACGCGCGAGCCGCAGCTTCGGCCACGAGCAGCAGCCCCGGGTTGTCGGGAAGGTTCGGGGCGATCGCCAAAAACGCCTTGTGGTGCTTGGTGACCGCGGCGAGCAGCGCCAGCGATCCCGTCTCACCGCTCTCGGTCCGGGCGATAAATTTGGACAGCGCGAACGCCCCACCCGTCCCCGGTTGCAGTTCGGAAAGGGCCAACAGCCCCGCTTGCCGCACCTTCGCGTCCGTGTCGGCGAACGCCGTTTCGGGGATGAGTGCGAACCACTTGTCCTGACGCGGGAGCACCGTGAACGCGGTGGCACGAACGGCCGCCGAGGGGTGAGCCAGAGCCGCGATCACGCCTTCCGCTGCGGCCTCGTTGGTGCCATCGAGGGTACCGAGTGCGGCCAGTGTACGCAGAGCGTGAACGACCGCCGGATTGCTCCCGGTTTCGTCGACCGACTTGTCGCCGAGCGTCTTGAGGAGCGCCCCGACCGCATCGACCTTCGCGCTCGTTGCGAGCAACCGTTGGGCGTGCAAGCGCCACGTCATGTTCGAGTGCTTCAGCGCCGCGACCAGCTTTTCGGGCGTGGCATCCTTCAGCGTGAACGGCTTCTCCTCTTTCGCCTTCGTGTACACGACGCGGTAGATGCGGCCGTGCGTCTTGTCGCGCAACTCGGTCTCGTAAGCGTTACCCCGACCGTTCTTGAAGCCGGCGGGCGTCGGGTTGTGCTGGACGATGAAGGCGTACCAGTCGATCACCCACATGTGACCGTCCGGGCCGACTTGCGCATCGATCGGCGCACACCACT
This region of Gemmata massiliana genomic DNA includes:
- a CDS encoding PSD1 and planctomycete cytochrome C domain-containing protein, which encodes MTPIRFPHVLALVALAAGVVALGALAPNRSPAADEKGDPPKFTAAQVTFYEKEVLPVLQQHCLKCHGADPEKIKGEFNLATRKGVLAGGESGPAVDLAKPAESLFVKMIHYKDDQHRMPPKGKMPDKDIATLEKWVKEGLPVPADRIGGEIVKKSVITEESKKYWAYQPVKRPAVPNVKDGSWAKTPIDAFVLAKLEAKGLKPVKPAERAALIRRAYYDLTGLPPTPEEVDAFVNDKSSDAYEKLVDKLLASPHYGEKWGRHWLDVVRFAETNGYERDGPKPYAWRYRDYVIKSFNDDKPYDQFVKEQLAGDEIPGYNPDAVVATGFYRLGIWDDEPADPLQAVFDGYDDLVATAGQAFLGTTFNCARCHDHKADPIPQTDYYKFVAFFRDIKPYSENRDVRSAFNLTDITPPDQRQKYEEDLKKREARVAAIRKAMEAIEDEFIKTLPAEDQRASEGLDRPTVIATKVIPALKGKVKDDYTALRSERIGLERRTSPVGQQLALSVNNCDRKPPVTHLLVRGSPHAPGKEVQPGFPEVLGLPEPTIPAPRAGMKSSGRRTVLADWIANKDNPFTARVFVNRVWQYHFGRGIVPSANDFGKLGETSTHPELLDWLSAEFMAGNWKLKSLHKLIMTSSAYQLSATADADNLKADPSNALLWRFNMRRLSGEEVRDSILTVSGSLNLKQYGPSTYPKIPKEVLAGQSVPGQGWPTSAPAEANRRSVYAHVKRSLRVPVLVGFDQPDPDSSCPVRYVTTVPTQSLGLLNGEFANEQAELFAKRLQKDAADAPAQVARAIRLTTGRVPTPDEIKTDLAFIQNLKGKHKLDDFKALTQYCLLCLNANEFVYLD
- a CDS encoding PVC-type heme-binding CxxCH protein; translation: MRFLLSLIALAFGATAFAQPDKAPPKLKVLFLGDAAGHRPADRFKQLQPVLAKRGIDLTYTDKLDDLNAKTLAGYDALMIYANHTKISAEQEKALLEYVESGKGFVPVHCASYCFLNSPKYIDLVGAQFRSHGTGTFRTETVKADHAIMKGFKSFSSWDETYVHTKHNEKGRTILEVRAEGELKEPWTWVREQGKGRVFYTAWGHDQRTWSHPGFHNLLERGVRWSVGQDPALAGAYVEPLSFDKPEMTKIAKDVKPFEYVDAKVPFYPARGGNREPLTKMQKPLSVEESMKHISTPVDFQLKVFVTEKDLGGKPIAMAWDEQGRLFVSITVDYPNEMQPAGQGRDKIVMCEDTDGDGACDKVTTFADKISIASSVLPYAGGLIVHQAPVTLFLKDTDGDGKADVRQELFRGWSTGDTHAGPSNLHYGFDNWVYGSVGYAGFVGTVGGERQNFRQGFYRFKVEANTDDKGAAPLKVTKLEFLRSTSNNTWGLCFDESGELFGSTATGCPFVHMPIPNRYYEKVKGLAPTVLQNIAADNHIEPITDKVRQVDFHGGLTAASNISIYTARTHPREYWNRTAFISEPTGHLTATMSVEPSGTSFRSKYAWNLVASDDEWCAPIDAQVGPDGHMWVIDWYAFIVQHNPTPAGFKNGRGNAYETELRDKTHGRIYRVVYTKAKEEKPFTLKDATPEKLVAALKHSNMTWRLHAQRLLATSAKVDAVGALLKTLGDKSVDETGSNPAVVHALRTLAALGTLDGTNEAAAEGVIAALAHPSAAVRATAFTVLPRQDKWFALIPETAFADTDAKVRQAGLLALSELQPGTGGAFALSKFIARTESGETGSLALLAAVTKHHKAFLAIAPNLPDNPGLLLVAEAAARAFADSGADGLADVLAVAARSKAPVAERIVAGLAAGWPTGKAAALTADGEAAVAKLLRGLPVSSRGRLLKLASTWGVKGIDEQLKELTKAAFATLADAKAKDGDRISAAQQVIEFQPASDDAANQVLAAVTSDVSPALASGIFEALSQSKAKGIGSAIVAKLKDLPPAARPVALQLVLAKPDSTKTFLDAVEKGVLRFDALALDQRTALASHPDKEIGERARKLLALGGGLPSPDRQKVIEELKSVLAKTGNVENGKKMFIAHCSKCHKHGSEGTAIGPDLTGFGVHPKEELAIAILDPSRSVEGNFKLYRVTTSDDRSILGILGAQTGTTTEIIDAEAKRHALAKADIVSIKETDKSLMPEGFEKIMKPEELTDLLEFLGQKGKYVPLPLDRVATIVSTKGMFFDEEDTTGRLVFPDWKPKAVGEVPFVLVDPQKDKVKNVVMLRSPNGGLPPKMPKSVSLPFNGKAKAIHILGGIGGWAAPYDNEKTVSMIVRLTYEDGKTEDHELKNAVHIADYIRKVDVPESKFAFALRQQQVRYLAVTTKRPDAVVKTIELVKGPDRTAPIVMAITVETP